A genomic region of Cicer arietinum cultivar CDC Frontier isolate Library 1 unplaced genomic scaffold, Cicar.CDCFrontier_v2.0 Ca_scaffold_5763_v2.0, whole genome shotgun sequence contains the following coding sequences:
- the LOC101494163 gene encoding indole-3-acetic acid-induced protein ARG7-like — protein sequence MSPSTGNSSKIRRIVRLRQMLLQWRKKARLAAHDVPEGHVAVCVGPSMKRFIVRASYLNHPIFKKLLMQAEEEYGFRNHGPLAIPCDEFLFEELLRVMARPEPRLYTLEDLKRRCHVDVRNSTTTFELVKESRPLLHDGPIC from the coding sequence ATGTCGCCGTCAACCGGAAACAGCAGCAAAATCCGGCGCATTGTGCGACTCCGACAAATGCTTCTCCAATGGCGTAAGAAAGCGCGATTAGCGGCGCACGATGTGCCGGAAGGACACGTGGCGGTGTGTGTGGGACCCAGCATGAAAAGGTTCATTGTGCGCGCTAGTTACTTGAATCACCCGATCTTCAAGAAGCTTCTGATGCAAGCGGAGGAAGAGTACGGGTTTCGTAACCATGGACCACTCGCTATACCCTGCGATGAATTTCTATTTGAAGAGCTTCTTCGGGTTATGGCCCGACCCGAACCCAGATTATACACGCTTGAAGATTTAAAGAGACGTTGCCACGTGGATGTGCGAAATAGTACTACAACTTTTGAGTTAGTAAAAGAATCAAGGCCTTTGCTTCATGATGGCCCAATCTGCTGA